A stretch of the Psychroserpens sp. Hel_I_66 genome encodes the following:
- a CDS encoding TIGR01777 family oxidoreductase: protein MKTITIAGGSGFLGQVLKDYFTKKGDTVYILTRTPKQENDIYWNAKDLEDWTTILEQTDVLINLTGKSVDCRYSEENKKLILDSRIDSTHALGLAINLCEHPPKVWFNSSTATIYRHSTDKKMTEAAGEIGDDFSMNIAKSWEKAFYSITNPKTRKIALRTSIVMGKDGGATEPLKNLVKFGLGGKQASGNQKVSWIHELDFARAIEFLIENEQLDGNFNLAVPHPTDNKTLMKSLRKVMHVPFGMSHPKWLIKFGAKLIGTEPELVLKSRNVIPERLLNNEFKFIHTDIEIALDDLIH, encoded by the coding sequence ATGAAAACAATAACTATAGCTGGAGGCAGCGGATTTTTAGGACAAGTCCTTAAAGACTATTTCACAAAAAAAGGAGATACCGTTTACATCTTGACCCGAACTCCAAAACAAGAAAATGACATCTATTGGAATGCTAAGGATTTGGAAGATTGGACCACCATTCTCGAGCAAACCGATGTACTTATTAATCTTACCGGGAAATCTGTAGATTGCAGATATTCCGAAGAAAACAAAAAGCTAATTCTTGATTCACGTATCGACTCTACCCATGCTTTGGGATTGGCAATCAATCTTTGTGAGCATCCACCAAAAGTGTGGTTCAACTCCTCTACCGCGACCATTTACAGGCATTCAACCGACAAGAAAATGACTGAGGCTGCGGGAGAAATTGGTGATGACTTTTCTATGAACATCGCAAAATCCTGGGAAAAGGCATTTTACTCAATCACAAATCCCAAAACCAGAAAAATCGCACTGAGAACCTCAATCGTCATGGGAAAAGATGGTGGAGCAACCGAGCCTTTAAAAAATCTGGTTAAATTTGGCCTTGGAGGAAAACAAGCCTCAGGAAACCAAAAAGTAAGTTGGATTCATGAACTCGATTTTGCGAGAGCAATTGAGTTTTTAATCGAAAATGAGCAGTTAGATGGCAATTTTAATTTGGCGGTACCTCACCCGACGGATAATAAAACGCTCATGAAATCTTTGAGAAAAGTGATGCATGTTCCCTTTGGGATGTCACACCCAAAATGGCTCATCAAATTCGGTGCAAAACTTATTGGTACAGAACCAGAACTAGTTTTAAAAAGCAGAAATGTAATTCCAGAACGCTTATTAAATAACGAATTTAAATTCATACATACCGACATAGAAATAGCACTTGACGACTTAATACATTAA
- the purE gene encoding 5-(carboxyamino)imidazole ribonucleotide mutase, giving the protein MNKVAVIMGSKSDLPVMQEAIDILKEFEIEVEVDIVSAHRTPEKLFDFSKNAHTRGIKVIIAGAGGAAHLPGMVASLSPLPVIGVPVKSSNSIDGWDSILSILQMPGGVPVATVALNGAKNAGILATQIIASSNENVLKTIINYKESLKTKVIESAKDLN; this is encoded by the coding sequence ATGAATAAAGTAGCAGTAATCATGGGAAGCAAAAGTGATCTTCCTGTTATGCAAGAAGCCATAGACATACTAAAAGAATTTGAGATTGAAGTTGAAGTCGATATCGTATCGGCACATCGTACTCCAGAAAAATTATTCGATTTTAGTAAAAATGCACACACTAGAGGCATCAAGGTCATCATTGCAGGTGCAGGAGGTGCAGCACATTTACCAGGCATGGTAGCTTCTTTATCGCCACTACCCGTCATAGGTGTTCCTGTAAAAAGCAGCAATTCTATAGATGGCTGGGATTCTATACTCTCAATTTTACAAATGCCCGGAGGTGTACCGGTTGCAACAGTAGCTTTAAATGGTGCCAAAAATGCTGGTATTTTAGCTACTCAAATTATTGCATCTTCAAATGAGAATGTTCTAAAAACAATCATCAACTATAAAGAAAGCTTAAAAACAAAAGTGATAGAGTCTGCCAAAGATTTAAACTAA
- a CDS encoding YqjF family protein — MTFLKAYWKNLILINYEVDPAILAPYVPLGTELDSYNGKCFVSIVGFLFMDTKVLGIKLLNHVNFEEVNLRFYVKRNGERGVVFIKEIVPKPLITLVANSLYHEHYFTAEMKHLWTENEHSKHFEYQWKLGNNWQSIAVTTEKEFIEIKENSEEQFITEHYYGYTKHKSKTFEYEVVHPSWRQLKVKDYKINIDFDGNYGSSFKSLQNAKPSSVILAEGSVASVKNKKTIHR; from the coding sequence ATGACATTTTTAAAAGCCTACTGGAAAAACCTAATCCTTATCAATTACGAAGTTGATCCAGCAATACTTGCTCCATACGTTCCGCTAGGTACAGAATTAGACAGTTACAATGGTAAATGCTTTGTGAGTATCGTTGGTTTCCTCTTTATGGATACGAAAGTTTTAGGCATTAAATTGCTAAACCATGTCAATTTTGAAGAGGTCAACCTTAGATTTTACGTTAAAAGAAATGGAGAACGTGGTGTGGTTTTTATTAAAGAAATAGTCCCTAAACCGCTCATCACCTTAGTTGCAAATTCGTTGTATCATGAACATTATTTTACTGCGGAAATGAAACATCTTTGGACAGAAAACGAACACTCCAAACATTTTGAATACCAATGGAAATTAGGAAACAACTGGCAATCTATTGCTGTTACGACAGAAAAGGAATTTATTGAGATTAAAGAAAATTCCGAAGAACAATTTATTACAGAGCATTATTACGGTTATACAAAACACAAATCAAAAACCTTTGAATACGAAGTTGTCCATCCTTCTTGGCGACAATTAAAAGTCAAGGATTACAAAATAAACATAGATTTTGATGGTAATTATGGATCATCATTTAAAAGTTTGCAAAATGCGAAGCCATCATCTGTTATTTTAGCCGAAGGGTCAGTTGCCAGCGTAAAAAACAAAAAAACCATACACAGGTAA
- a CDS encoding sigma-70 family RNA polymerase sigma factor, with protein MPKHTIDPNQWIKLYSDYLFNYTITRVSDRDIAQDLIQDTFIAGLKSMKNFKGEASERTWLISILKRKIIDHYRKINSKKGKAEVRMSYNNDESEGDWLEERVSDPYDKTAEDNLENTELGLAIHDCLDKLPTKQAQVFKMKTLLDYETEAICNELNITASNLWVIIHRARVAMASCMEKNWF; from the coding sequence ATGCCAAAACACACCATCGACCCAAATCAGTGGATAAAACTATATTCCGATTATCTTTTTAACTACACGATTACTCGTGTTAGTGATAGAGATATTGCACAAGATTTGATTCAAGATACGTTTATTGCAGGTTTAAAATCGATGAAGAATTTTAAGGGTGAAGCTAGTGAGCGCACCTGGCTCATTTCGATATTAAAAAGAAAAATTATTGATCATTATCGTAAAATAAACTCTAAAAAAGGCAAAGCCGAAGTTAGAATGAGCTACAATAATGATGAGAGTGAAGGCGATTGGCTGGAAGAACGCGTTTCAGATCCCTATGATAAAACTGCAGAAGACAACCTAGAAAACACAGAACTTGGTCTTGCCATACATGACTGTTTGGATAAGCTTCCAACAAAACAGGCTCAAGTTTTTAAAATGAAAACCCTATTGGATTATGAAACAGAAGCCATTTGTAATGAATTAAATATTACTGCGTCTAACTTATGGGTAATTATCCATAGGGCGAGAGTTGCTATGGCAAGTTGCATGGAAAAAAACTGGTTTTAA
- a CDS encoding M3 family metallopeptidase, which yields MNILNSKFKTPYHTAPFSKIKDEDYMPAFLEAIEKARAEIDAITSSSEKPTFQNTIESLDFSGEELDRLSSIFFNLNSAETNDTIQKIAQEVSPLLSEFSNDITLNEDLFKRVKTVYDQKSSLDLTTEQKTLLDKKYKGFSRNGANLSEEKKTRLREIDKQLSQLKLKFGENVLAETNKFEMHLTNEEDLAGLPEGAKEAAQQLAESKDKTGWLITLDYPSYIPFMTYAENRELRKKLSIAAGAKAFKDDKLDNKDNVLQIAKLRHERANLLGYKTHAHFVLEERMAKTPDAVENFLNELLEKAKPAAKNEFEDLEQFAKDLDGIEQLQKWDGSYYAEKLKQKMFSLDDEQLKPYFKLENVIDGAFTIAERLYDLKFEEIDTIDKYHKDVLTYKVTDTKGELVSIFYADFFPRAGKRNGAWMTVYKPQYIKNEVNDRPHISIVCNFTKPTKTKPSLLTFNEVTTLFHEFGHALHGMLANTTYPSLSGTSVFWDFVELPSQVLENWCYEREALELFATHYETGEVIPMELIEKIKASATFHEGMQTLRQISFGLLDMSWHGQDPSLIKDVKAHELQAFENTKLYPDVAENCMSTSFSHIFQGGYSSGYYSYKWAEVLDADAFEYFLEEGVFSKDVAKRFKDNVLSQGGIEDPMVLYKRFRGKEPRPDALLKRAGLMEKS from the coding sequence ATGAATATTCTAAATTCAAAATTCAAAACACCCTACCATACAGCACCTTTTTCAAAAATAAAAGATGAAGATTATATGCCTGCTTTTTTAGAAGCGATTGAAAAAGCAAGAGCAGAAATTGATGCGATTACTTCTTCTTCGGAAAAGCCAACGTTCCAAAATACAATTGAATCCCTGGATTTTTCGGGAGAAGAACTGGACCGACTCTCGAGCATTTTTTTTAATTTAAATAGTGCCGAAACGAATGATACCATTCAAAAAATAGCGCAAGAGGTTTCTCCTTTACTTTCTGAATTCAGCAATGACATTACGCTCAATGAGGACCTTTTCAAACGTGTCAAAACGGTTTATGATCAAAAATCAAGTCTAGACTTAACGACAGAACAAAAGACGCTTCTAGATAAAAAATACAAAGGCTTTTCAAGAAATGGTGCTAATCTTTCCGAAGAAAAGAAAACCAGACTTAGAGAGATCGACAAACAATTGAGTCAATTGAAACTCAAATTTGGCGAGAATGTTTTAGCTGAAACCAACAAATTTGAAATGCATCTCACCAACGAAGAAGATCTTGCTGGACTACCAGAAGGTGCTAAGGAAGCTGCACAACAATTAGCAGAATCTAAAGATAAAACCGGTTGGTTGATTACTTTAGATTATCCTAGCTATATCCCGTTTATGACCTATGCCGAAAATCGTGAGTTAAGAAAAAAACTTTCCATTGCTGCAGGTGCAAAGGCGTTTAAAGATGACAAATTAGACAATAAGGATAATGTTTTGCAAATTGCAAAACTACGTCATGAACGTGCCAATTTGCTAGGCTACAAAACGCATGCACATTTTGTTTTAGAAGAGCGAATGGCAAAAACACCAGATGCTGTTGAGAATTTCTTGAACGAACTTTTAGAAAAAGCAAAGCCTGCTGCAAAAAATGAGTTTGAAGATCTGGAGCAATTTGCAAAAGACTTGGATGGCATTGAACAACTGCAAAAATGGGACGGTTCTTATTATGCCGAAAAACTGAAACAAAAAATGTTCAGTTTAGATGATGAGCAGTTGAAACCGTATTTCAAATTGGAGAATGTAATTGATGGTGCTTTTACAATTGCAGAACGCCTGTATGATTTGAAATTTGAAGAAATTGATACGATTGATAAATATCATAAAGATGTTTTAACCTATAAAGTGACCGATACAAAAGGTGAACTGGTTTCAATTTTCTATGCCGACTTTTTTCCTCGAGCTGGAAAAAGAAATGGTGCCTGGATGACGGTTTACAAACCACAATATATTAAAAATGAAGTTAATGATAGACCACATATTTCTATTGTTTGTAACTTTACAAAACCAACCAAAACAAAGCCTTCACTCCTAACCTTTAACGAGGTGACAACATTGTTTCATGAGTTTGGTCATGCATTACATGGTATGCTTGCCAATACAACCTACCCTAGTTTATCGGGAACAAGTGTATTTTGGGATTTTGTTGAATTACCATCACAAGTTTTAGAAAATTGGTGTTACGAGAGAGAAGCTTTAGAGTTATTTGCTACCCACTATGAGACTGGAGAAGTGATCCCAATGGAACTTATTGAGAAGATAAAAGCTTCCGCAACATTTCATGAAGGGATGCAAACGTTAAGACAAATTAGTTTTGGGCTTTTAGATATGTCGTGGCATGGCCAAGATCCCAGTTTAATTAAAGATGTAAAAGCACATGAGTTACAGGCTTTTGAAAACACTAAGCTTTATCCTGATGTTGCTGAAAATTGCATGAGCACCTCCTTTTCGCATATTTTTCAAGGTGGATACAGTTCTGGTTATTACAGTTATAAATGGGCGGAAGTTTTAGATGCAGATGCTTTTGAGTACTTCTTAGAAGAAGGCGTGTTTAGTAAAGACGTTGCTAAAAGATTTAAAGACAATGTACTCTCACAAGGTGGTATTGAAGATCCAATGGTATTGTATAAACGTTTTAGAGGAAAAGAGCCAAGACCAGATGCCTTGTTAAAGCGTGCTGGGTTGATGGAGAAATCATAA
- a CDS encoding GbsR/MarR family transcriptional regulator encodes MNYEEAKIKFVSTWGSLGTLWGINKAMAQIQALLFISTQPLSMEDIMEDLKISRGNTSMNLRQLMDWGIVTKEIIPGERKEYFTTEKDVQELARVIAKERSRREIQPVIKVLKEVSSIKDDGTEKTKELIKQTKALHDLTETADDMINKLVNQKQNWITKSLLKLIK; translated from the coding sequence GTGAATTACGAAGAAGCTAAAATAAAATTTGTGAGTACTTGGGGAAGCTTAGGTACACTTTGGGGAATCAATAAAGCGATGGCTCAAATACAAGCGTTGCTTTTTATCTCTACACAGCCATTATCTATGGAAGATATTATGGAAGATTTAAAAATTTCTCGTGGTAATACGAGTATGAATTTGCGTCAGTTAATGGATTGGGGAATTGTGACCAAAGAAATCATTCCTGGTGAACGAAAAGAATATTTTACTACGGAAAAAGACGTTCAAGAATTAGCAAGAGTGATTGCTAAAGAGCGTAGTCGTAGAGAAATCCAACCTGTCATAAAAGTTTTAAAAGAAGTGTCTTCTATTAAAGATGACGGAACAGAAAAAACCAAAGAACTCATTAAACAAACCAAAGCACTTCACGATTTAACCGAAACTGCAGATGATATGATTAACAAACTCGTTAACCAAAAACAAAACTGGATCACTAAGTCTTTATTAAAACTTATAAAATAA
- a CDS encoding membrane protein — MRTIKSIFDFYIDSSIHVALSVVALSWISLLEFDLKFDKYILLFVFFASITGYNFVKYFGLAKFHHRSLSSWLRITQIFSLFCFISLCYFLIKLQEDTIFYIGIFSIVTFLYAIPILPRAIFLDKQKNLRSISGLKVYIIALVWSGVTVILPLANQNYDITDDVILTFAQRFLFVLVLMLPFEIRDLNYDSLKLATIPQKIGVRQTKILGLILLFVFYFLEFFKDEVNLNYLLGSSVILVVTLLFLVFSKKKQDKYYSAFWVEGLPVIWLGILLLIG, encoded by the coding sequence ATGAGAACAATCAAATCCATCTTTGATTTCTATATAGATAGTAGTATTCACGTGGCTTTATCGGTTGTTGCCTTGTCATGGATAAGTCTTTTGGAATTTGATCTAAAGTTTGATAAGTACATTTTATTATTTGTCTTTTTTGCATCAATAACAGGTTATAATTTTGTAAAGTATTTTGGTTTGGCAAAATTTCATCATCGCAGTTTGAGCAGTTGGCTTAGAATCACTCAAATTTTCTCTTTATTTTGTTTTATCTCACTCTGCTATTTTTTAATTAAACTGCAAGAAGACACTATCTTTTATATTGGCATTTTTTCTATAGTTACTTTTTTATATGCCATACCTATTTTACCAAGAGCAATTTTTCTGGATAAACAAAAAAATTTGAGAAGCATTAGCGGACTTAAGGTGTACATCATCGCTTTAGTTTGGAGTGGTGTGACAGTGATTCTTCCTTTGGCAAACCAAAATTATGATATCACAGATGATGTGATCTTAACGTTCGCTCAACGGTTTTTATTTGTATTGGTTTTAATGCTTCCTTTTGAAATAAGGGATTTGAATTATGATAGTTTAAAACTGGCGACAATTCCGCAGAAAATAGGAGTAAGACAAACTAAAATACTTGGCTTGATTTTGCTGTTTGTATTTTACTTTTTGGAGTTTTTTAAAGATGAGGTCAATTTAAATTATCTTCTAGGCTCTTCGGTAATTTTGGTCGTTACACTATTGTTTTTAGTGTTTTCTAAAAAGAAGCAAGATAAATATTACAGTGCGTTTTGGGTAGAAGGTTTACCTGTAATTTGGTTGGGTATATTATTGTTGATTGGCTAA
- the gcvP gene encoding aminomethyl-transferring glycine dehydrogenase → MNTADFSLRHIGPREADQKLMLDAIGVDSLEQLISETIPNDIRLKKDLDLDAAISEFEYSSHINELSKLNKIYKTYIGLGYHPTILPAVIQRNILENPGWYTAYTPYQAEIAQGRLEALLNFQTMVIDLTGMEIANASLLDESTAAAEAMGMLFAVRTREQKKDNVNKFFVSDLVLPQTIDLLETRANPIGIELIIGNEKEYNLSNEYFGALLQYPGKNGQITDIKSFIEKANAEDIKVAVAADILSLIKLEAPGKFGADVVVGTTQRFGIPMGYGGPHAAYFATKEAYKRDVPGRIIGVTKDVNDNRALRMALQTREQHIKRDKATSNICTAQVLLAVMAGMYAVYHGPKGLNFIADKVKDSASTLVKALEKLELEQVNSHYFDTIQIKADAVKTKYEAEKREVNFHYPDTNTVTISINETTSISDLNEIIDIFESVTELRTDRIETISSNTTIPKHLKRESEFLTVDVFNTYHSETELMRYIKSLERKDLALNHSMISLGSCTMKLNAAAEMLPLSMPNWGSIHPFAPVDQPIGYKLMLNALENQLTEITGFSATSLQPNSGAQGEFAGLMVIKAYHESRGDHHRNICLIPSSAHGTNPASAVMAGMKVVVTKASENGNIDVDDLREKAELHKDNLSALMVTYPSTHGVYESAIKEITQLIHDNGGQVYMDGANMNAQVGLTNPGNIGADVCHLNLHKTFAIPHGGGGPGVGPICVAKQLVPFLPGNPIIKTGGHQSISAISAAPYGSALACLISYGYIRMLGYRGLKKATEVAILNANYIKERLKDHYPTLYSGEKGRAAHEMIIDCRNFKANGIEVVDIAKRLMDYGFHAPTVSFPVAGTMMIEPTESESKQEMDRFCDAMISIKQEIDETSKEDENNLLKNAPHTLEMITNDDWSLPYTRQQAAFPLDFVRDNKFWPSVRRVDDAYGDRNLICTCAPIEAYMEEA, encoded by the coding sequence ATGAATACAGCAGATTTTTCACTACGTCACATAGGTCCGAGAGAAGCGGATCAAAAATTAATGCTTGATGCCATTGGCGTTGATAGTTTAGAACAACTTATTTCTGAAACTATCCCAAATGACATCCGTTTAAAAAAAGATTTAGATCTAGATGCTGCCATCAGTGAATTTGAGTATTCGTCGCATATAAACGAATTATCAAAGCTCAACAAAATCTATAAGACTTATATTGGTTTAGGTTATCATCCTACCATTTTACCAGCAGTCATCCAACGTAATATTCTAGAAAATCCAGGCTGGTACACAGCTTATACACCTTATCAAGCAGAAATTGCACAAGGTAGACTGGAAGCGTTATTGAATTTCCAAACCATGGTCATCGACCTAACAGGGATGGAAATAGCAAACGCATCTCTGCTTGACGAAAGTACAGCAGCTGCAGAAGCTATGGGAATGCTTTTTGCGGTTAGAACACGTGAACAAAAGAAAGATAATGTAAATAAGTTTTTTGTTTCAGATTTAGTTCTACCACAAACTATTGATTTATTAGAAACTAGAGCAAATCCAATTGGTATAGAGTTAATCATTGGTAATGAAAAAGAATACAATTTATCTAATGAGTATTTTGGAGCACTGTTACAATATCCTGGAAAAAACGGTCAAATTACAGACATAAAATCATTCATCGAAAAAGCAAATGCAGAAGACATAAAAGTAGCAGTTGCAGCAGATATTTTAAGTTTGATCAAACTCGAAGCTCCTGGTAAATTTGGGGCAGACGTTGTTGTTGGCACAACGCAACGCTTTGGAATTCCAATGGGATATGGTGGTCCTCATGCAGCATATTTTGCAACTAAAGAAGCGTATAAGCGTGATGTACCTGGACGTATTATCGGCGTAACAAAAGACGTCAATGATAATCGTGCGTTACGTATGGCACTTCAAACGAGAGAGCAACATATTAAACGTGATAAAGCAACCTCTAATATTTGTACTGCCCAAGTACTTCTAGCTGTCATGGCTGGAATGTATGCGGTATATCATGGACCTAAAGGTTTAAATTTTATTGCAGACAAGGTTAAAGATTCAGCTTCTACTCTAGTCAAAGCTTTAGAGAAGCTAGAATTAGAACAAGTAAATTCTCATTATTTTGATACTATTCAAATTAAAGCAGATGCTGTAAAAACAAAATATGAAGCTGAAAAAAGGGAAGTTAATTTCCATTACCCAGATACAAATACGGTAACTATTTCAATTAATGAAACGACTTCAATTTCAGATTTAAATGAAATTATTGACATTTTTGAAAGTGTAACCGAACTTAGAACAGATCGTATTGAAACGATTTCATCAAATACAACAATTCCGAAGCACTTAAAACGTGAATCCGAATTTCTAACTGTTGATGTATTTAATACCTACCATTCTGAAACTGAATTGATGCGTTACATTAAATCTTTAGAACGTAAAGATTTAGCATTAAACCATTCAATGATCTCATTAGGCTCATGTACAATGAAACTAAATGCAGCTGCAGAAATGTTGCCATTAAGTATGCCAAATTGGGGAAGCATTCACCCGTTTGCTCCAGTAGACCAACCTATTGGTTACAAATTAATGCTTAATGCTTTAGAAAATCAACTTACTGAAATTACGGGCTTTTCAGCAACATCCTTACAACCAAACTCTGGAGCTCAAGGAGAGTTTGCTGGATTAATGGTCATCAAGGCCTATCACGAATCTCGTGGAGATCACCATCGTAATATTTGCTTAATTCCATCTTCTGCCCACGGTACAAATCCTGCAAGTGCAGTGATGGCTGGAATGAAAGTCGTGGTAACAAAAGCATCTGAAAATGGAAATATTGATGTCGATGATTTAAGAGAAAAAGCAGAATTGCATAAAGACAACCTATCTGCTTTAATGGTGACTTACCCATCAACTCATGGTGTTTACGAATCTGCAATTAAAGAAATAACACAGCTTATTCATGATAATGGCGGTCAAGTTTATATGGATGGAGCAAACATGAACGCGCAAGTAGGATTAACCAATCCAGGAAACATTGGTGCAGATGTTTGCCATTTAAATTTACATAAAACATTCGCAATTCCTCATGGAGGTGGTGGACCAGGAGTTGGGCCAATTTGCGTTGCAAAACAACTAGTCCCGTTTTTACCAGGCAATCCAATCATAAAAACTGGTGGTCATCAATCTATCTCAGCAATTTCTGCAGCACCTTATGGTTCTGCTTTGGCTTGCTTGATTTCTTATGGTTACATAAGAATGTTAGGTTACAGAGGTCTTAAAAAAGCAACCGAAGTTGCCATATTAAACGCTAACTATATTAAAGAGCGTTTAAAAGATCATTATCCAACGTTATATTCCGGAGAAAAAGGAAGAGCAGCTCACGAAATGATTATTGACTGTCGTAACTTTAAAGCAAATGGCATTGAAGTTGTTGATATCGCAAAACGATTAATGGACTATGGTTTCCATGCACCTACAGTGTCGTTTCCAGTTGCAGGAACTATGATGATTGAACCTACGGAAAGTGAAAGCAAACAAGAAATGGATCGCTTTTGTGACGCCATGATTTCCATTAAACAAGAGATTGACGAGACTTCAAAAGAAGATGAAAACAACCTCCTAAAAAATGCACCACATACATTAGAAATGATTACTAATGACGATTGGTCATTGCCTTACACGAGACAACAAGCTGCATTTCCGTTAGATTTTGTTAGAGATAATAAATTTTGGCCTAGTGTAAGACGAGTTGACGATGCGTATGGAGACAGAAACCTGATCTGTACATGTGCTCCAATAGAAGCATACATGGAAGAAGCCTAA
- a CDS encoding 5-(carboxyamino)imidazole ribonucleotide synthase has protein sequence MKNYFSSNFKLGILGGGQLGKMMLYTTRQFDITTHVMDASDEAPCKIACNQFTLGDLMDFDVVYNFGKQVDLLTFEIENVNVDALERLEKEGIKVYPSSKNLRIIQNKATQKLFYRDHDIPTSNFTRFAYLSEIEDALENGGLQFPFVWKAAQFGYDGNGVKMVRQLSDLENLPKGECIAEDLVAFKNELAVIVARNPSGEVKTYPVVEMEFHPEANQVEYVICPARIDQAVAEKAKLVALKVSEAFKHVGLLAVEMFQTESDEILVNEVAPRPHNSGHQTIEASYTSQFEQHIRAIMNLPLGKTESTVGGIMVNLVGAEGHTGDVIYENIEKIMQLEGVKPHIYGKKQTRPFRKMGHVTIVNTDINEARRIAEEVKKTIKVISK, from the coding sequence ATGAAAAATTATTTCTCCTCAAATTTTAAACTTGGCATTCTTGGTGGTGGTCAACTTGGTAAAATGATGTTGTACACCACCCGACAGTTTGATATTACGACCCACGTTATGGATGCAAGCGATGAAGCACCATGCAAAATTGCGTGCAATCAATTTACATTGGGCGACTTGATGGATTTTGACGTGGTTTATAACTTCGGGAAGCAAGTAGACCTGCTCACCTTTGAGATTGAAAATGTTAATGTGGATGCGCTTGAAAGACTTGAAAAAGAAGGCATAAAAGTTTATCCTTCATCAAAGAACCTTCGCATTATTCAAAATAAAGCCACACAAAAATTATTTTATAGAGATCACGATATCCCAACCTCAAACTTTACGCGTTTTGCTTATCTATCGGAAATTGAAGATGCTTTAGAAAATGGCGGACTGCAATTTCCGTTCGTTTGGAAAGCTGCCCAATTTGGTTACGATGGCAATGGAGTAAAAATGGTAAGGCAATTATCAGATTTAGAAAACCTTCCGAAAGGCGAATGTATTGCAGAGGATTTGGTTGCTTTTAAAAATGAACTGGCAGTAATCGTGGCGAGAAACCCAAGTGGTGAGGTTAAAACGTATCCGGTCGTAGAAATGGAATTTCATCCAGAAGCCAATCAAGTAGAGTATGTGATCTGTCCTGCCCGTATTGACCAAGCTGTTGCTGAAAAAGCAAAACTTGTGGCTCTTAAAGTTTCCGAAGCATTTAAACACGTGGGACTTTTAGCTGTAGAAATGTTTCAAACCGAAAGTGACGAGATCTTAGTAAATGAAGTCGCACCAAGACCTCATAATTCTGGGCATCAAACTATTGAAGCCAGCTATACCTCCCAATTTGAGCAACACATTAGAGCAATCATGAATCTTCCTTTAGGAAAAACCGAAAGCACTGTTGGTGGAATAATGGTTAATCTTGTTGGCGCAGAAGGTCATACAGGTGATGTTATTTATGAGAATATTGAAAAAATTATGCAATTAGAGGGTGTAAAACCACATATCTACGGAAAAAAACAAACACGACCATTTCGTAAAATGGGACATGTCACCATCGTAAATACCGATATTAATGAGGCTCGAAGAATTGCAGAAGAGGTAAAGAAAACAATTAAAGTTATAAGTAAATAA